Proteins encoded within one genomic window of Anastrepha ludens isolate Willacy chromosome 4, idAnaLude1.1, whole genome shotgun sequence:
- the LOC128861041 gene encoding dual specificity protein phosphatase Mpk3-like isoform X1, with amino-acid sequence MPETEYECITKEWLQAELRAISASSHHSHSHSHTHPLTSLLAQKLILLDCRSSHEFSESRIRSAVNFFIPSIMLRRLALGKIDLLSTIKSTDLKERVQNGYKVSLFVLYNDAGMQEQQTAQTSTSGGGGGGGGVVTGEGIGGCGLDIMCGGPRSSNVAADATINILYRRLKQDGCRVVVLQGWVANSHKIKLRSI; translated from the exons ATGCCGGAAACAGAGTATGAATGCATTACAAAGGAATGGCTGCAAGCGGAATTGCGCGCCATATCCGCTTCGTCACACCATAGCCACAGTCACAGCCACACCCACCCGCTCACTTCGTTGCTGGCACAGAAATTAATCCTCTTAGATTGCCGCAGTTCGCACGAATTTAGCGAGTCGCGCATCCGTTCAGCGGTGAATTTCTTCATACCAAGCATTATGCTGCGCCGCCTAGCGCTCGGAAAAATCGATTTGCTGTCAACTATTAAATCAACAGATTTAAAGGAACGCGTACAGAACGGCTATAAAGTGAGCCTATTCGTATTGTACAATGATGCCGGCATGCAGGAGCAGCAAACGGCGCAGACGTCGACtagtggcggtggtggtggtggtggtggagtAGTAACGGGTGAAGGCATCGGTGGATGTGGCTTGGATATTATGTGTGGCGGCCCACGCAGCAGCAATGTAGCTGCGGATGctactataaatattttgtatcgcCGCTTAAAGCAGGACGGGTGTCGGGTGGTGGTTTTGCAAG GTTGGGTAGCAAATTCGCACAAAATCAAACTTCGATCGATCTAA
- the LOC128861041 gene encoding dual specificity protein phosphatase Mpk3-like isoform X2, producing the protein MPETEYECITKEWLQAELRAISASSHHSHSHSHTHPLTSLLAQKLILLDCRSSHEFSESRIRSAVNFFIPSIMLRRLALGKIDLLSTIKSTDLKERVQNGYKVSLFVLYNDAGMQEQQTAQTSTSGGGGGGGGVVTGEGIGGCGLDIMCGGPRSSNVAADATINILYRRLKQDGCRVVVLQGKQSL; encoded by the coding sequence ATGCCGGAAACAGAGTATGAATGCATTACAAAGGAATGGCTGCAAGCGGAATTGCGCGCCATATCCGCTTCGTCACACCATAGCCACAGTCACAGCCACACCCACCCGCTCACTTCGTTGCTGGCACAGAAATTAATCCTCTTAGATTGCCGCAGTTCGCACGAATTTAGCGAGTCGCGCATCCGTTCAGCGGTGAATTTCTTCATACCAAGCATTATGCTGCGCCGCCTAGCGCTCGGAAAAATCGATTTGCTGTCAACTATTAAATCAACAGATTTAAAGGAACGCGTACAGAACGGCTATAAAGTGAGCCTATTCGTATTGTACAATGATGCCGGCATGCAGGAGCAGCAAACGGCGCAGACGTCGACtagtggcggtggtggtggtggtggtggagtAGTAACGGGTGAAGGCATCGGTGGATGTGGCTTGGATATTATGTGTGGCGGCCCACGCAGCAGCAATGTAGCTGCGGATGctactataaatattttgtatcgcCGCTTAAAGCAGGACGGGTGTCGGGTGGTGGTTTTGCAAG